The following proteins come from a genomic window of Gimesia chilikensis:
- a CDS encoding ABC transporter ATP-binding protein, whose translation MSTHVIEIENLSRRFGKKQALANVCLSVPEGAVFGLVGENGAGKTTLLKHILGFLKPQSGTVRVFGLDPVADPPGVLSRIGHLSETRDLPPWMTIRELFEFTRAFYPKWDPVYAEELRMMFELTMTQKVSTLSRGQLARAGLLLALAHRPPLLVLDEPSSGLDPLVRKDILDAIIRTVVDEGRTVLFSSHLLDEVQRVSDQVAILDQGQLLLTSPLDEVLVSHFRLTVSFAEPQPFFPQLTGALTWTGSGKEWDIICNGQRQELEAALKDLDAEILAQTAPTLEEIFVARMKSAARSSFKD comes from the coding sequence ATGAGCACGCACGTCATTGAAATCGAAAATCTGAGCCGCCGCTTCGGCAAGAAGCAGGCCCTGGCCAACGTCTGTCTCTCCGTACCCGAAGGAGCCGTCTTCGGTCTCGTGGGCGAGAACGGCGCCGGCAAAACCACGCTGTTGAAACACATTCTCGGCTTCCTCAAACCGCAGTCCGGCACCGTAAGGGTCTTCGGTCTCGATCCGGTCGCCGATCCGCCGGGCGTGTTGAGTCGCATCGGACATCTCTCCGAAACCCGCGACCTGCCCCCCTGGATGACGATTCGCGAACTGTTTGAATTCACGCGGGCCTTCTATCCCAAGTGGGATCCGGTCTACGCCGAAGAGCTGCGGATGATGTTCGAACTCACGATGACGCAGAAAGTCTCCACGCTTTCCCGCGGTCAGCTGGCCCGTGCCGGGCTTCTGCTGGCGCTCGCCCATCGTCCTCCGCTCTTGGTGCTGGACGAACCATCGTCGGGCCTCGACCCTTTGGTCCGCAAAGACATTCTGGACGCCATCATCCGCACGGTCGTCGATGAAGGCCGCACCGTCCTCTTTTCTTCGCACCTGCTGGACGAAGTGCAGCGCGTTTCGGATCAGGTCGCCATTCTCGACCAGGGCCAGCTGCTGCTCACCAGCCCGCTGGATGAAGTTCTGGTCTCGCATTTTCGACTGACGGTCAGCTTCGCCGAGCCGCAGCCCTTCTTCCCGCAACTGACCGGCGCCTTGACCTGGACCGGTTCCGGCAAGGAATGGGACATCATCTGCAACGGCCAGCGGCAGGAACTGGAAGCCGCCTTAAAAGACCTGGACGCCGAAATCCTGGCCCAGACGGCACCCACCCTGGAAGAAATCTTCGTAGCCCGCATGAAATCAGCCGCCCGGAGTTCGTTTAAGGACTGA
- a CDS encoding GntR family transcriptional regulator — MQIQLSEADGTPYYQQVVNQVKFLVASGRLQPHDQLPSVRGLAQQLTITPNTVARAYRELEAEGVVISRRGSGVYISSGVSPLSSKEKRRILNERMDALLTESRQLGVDEETLLKLLRERSRKFDAHPQEVEP; from the coding sequence ATGCAGATTCAACTCTCAGAAGCGGACGGCACCCCGTATTACCAGCAGGTGGTAAACCAGGTCAAGTTCCTGGTGGCCTCGGGGCGTTTGCAGCCGCACGATCAACTTCCTTCGGTGCGCGGGCTCGCACAACAGTTGACGATCACTCCCAATACCGTGGCCCGCGCCTATCGTGAGCTGGAAGCCGAAGGAGTTGTGATCTCCCGACGCGGTTCCGGCGTTTACATTTCCAGTGGCGTTTCTCCCCTCTCGAGTAAAGAAAAACGCCGCATTCTCAACGAACGCATGGATGCCCTGCTGACCGAATCGCGTCAGCTGGGCGTGGATGAAGAGACCCTGCTGAAGCTGCTGCGGGAGCGCAGCCGTAAGTTTGATGCACACCCCCAAGAGGTCGAACCATGA
- a CDS encoding sulfatase has product MHISGRRPRLLVLALLLLLCPVVSPSLFAADKPNVLFIAADDLRCDLACYGHSLVKTPNLDRLASRGVLFKQAYCQQALCNPSRASLMTGRRPDSLEIWNLPKHFREADPNIVALPQLFKQNGYFTQNIGKVYHNWRQKIEGDPASWSVPAVLHYARHDDDQPQLNNNRELPMNLATAPRTERRDVPDSAYFDGRIGDLAVKALKGFEQKQQPFFLAVGFWKPHLPFNPPKKYWDLYKESPVKPASNSKPPQNVPQIALHDSRELMRAAKGELTREQIIEIRSGYLAGISFLDAQVGKMLDELDRSGLSDNTIIVFWSDHGFHLGEHGLWCKTSNFENDARVPLLISVPHMKTAGESSDALVELLDMYPTLVELCHLPAPEKLEGKSLVPVLEDPTKTVKPAAYTQHPRPAYYKKQPENMGVSVRTPRYRYTEWREFKTGKVIARELYDHDSDPEENTNIIDHPSDQGEFEKAVQLLEKQFPRKAGGKD; this is encoded by the coding sequence ATGCATATTTCAGGCAGACGCCCTCGACTGCTGGTGCTCGCGCTGTTGCTGCTCCTCTGCCCTGTTGTGTCCCCTTCGCTGTTCGCCGCTGATAAACCGAACGTGCTGTTCATTGCCGCTGACGATCTGCGGTGCGACCTGGCCTGCTACGGTCATTCGCTAGTTAAGACGCCGAACCTCGACAGGCTGGCGTCGCGGGGCGTTTTGTTCAAACAGGCGTACTGTCAGCAGGCGTTGTGCAATCCTTCGCGAGCCTCCCTGATGACGGGCCGCCGACCGGACAGCCTGGAAATCTGGAATCTGCCGAAACACTTTCGCGAAGCTGATCCGAATATCGTCGCCCTGCCTCAGCTGTTTAAACAGAACGGCTATTTCACGCAGAACATCGGTAAGGTGTATCACAACTGGCGCCAGAAAATCGAAGGCGACCCCGCCTCCTGGAGTGTGCCTGCGGTTTTGCATTACGCGCGTCACGATGACGATCAGCCGCAGCTCAATAATAACCGGGAATTGCCGATGAACCTCGCGACCGCACCGCGGACCGAGCGACGCGACGTCCCCGACTCGGCGTACTTCGACGGACGGATTGGTGACCTCGCGGTGAAAGCACTGAAAGGCTTTGAACAGAAACAGCAGCCGTTCTTTCTGGCGGTCGGGTTCTGGAAACCGCATCTGCCTTTCAATCCTCCCAAGAAATATTGGGACCTCTACAAAGAGAGTCCCGTGAAACCGGCCAGCAATTCCAAGCCTCCGCAAAACGTTCCCCAGATCGCTTTACACGACAGCCGCGAACTGATGCGGGCCGCGAAAGGGGAACTGACGCGGGAGCAGATCATCGAGATCCGATCCGGTTACCTGGCGGGGATCAGTTTTCTCGACGCGCAGGTGGGTAAGATGCTGGATGAACTGGATCGTTCGGGGCTGAGCGACAATACGATTATCGTTTTCTGGTCCGATCATGGTTTTCACCTGGGCGAACACGGCCTGTGGTGTAAGACGTCGAACTTCGAAAACGATGCGCGTGTGCCGCTGCTGATTTCGGTGCCCCACATGAAGACGGCGGGCGAGTCTTCCGATGCCCTGGTGGAACTGCTCGACATGTATCCCACGCTGGTCGAGCTCTGTCACCTGCCTGCTCCCGAGAAGCTGGAAGGCAAGAGCCTGGTGCCGGTACTGGAAGATCCCACAAAGACCGTGAAGCCGGCTGCTTACACGCAGCACCCACGCCCCGCGTATTACAAAAAGCAGCCCGAGAACATGGGTGTTTCGGTGCGTACGCCCCGCTATCGTTACACCGAATGGCGCGAGTTCAAAACAGGTAAAGTGATCGCGCGGGAGCTGTATGATCACGACAGCGATCCGGAAGAGAACACGAACATTATTGATCACCCGTCGGATCAGGGGGAGTTTGAAAAAGCGGTGCAGTTGCTGGAGAAACAGTTTCCACGGAAAGCGGGTGGGAAGGATTGA
- a CDS encoding alpha/beta hydrolase encodes MRLCCQLVWGLLLLPAGCASLGPLSPLVPVERALVYYPSPFPESAALPENLPFEEAWFEAEDGTKLHGWYLDHPEPQAVALFCHGNAGNIVSRGESLKILNERHGLAVMTFDYRGYGKSEGKPNERGILQDARAARAWLASRAGVKETDIVVMGRSLGGAVAVDLAAKDGARGLVLASTFSSLPDAAAHHFPWILPSLNMTQRLNSAAKIGNYEGPLLQSHGDNDQLIPIKLGRKLFDAAGGPKQFVVLPGGGHNDPQTEEYRRVFDEFIASLPAAGTR; translated from the coding sequence ATGCGACTCTGTTGCCAACTCGTGTGGGGGCTGTTGTTGCTGCCGGCTGGTTGTGCCTCGCTGGGGCCGCTTTCGCCGCTGGTTCCGGTCGAACGTGCGCTGGTTTATTATCCGAGTCCCTTTCCTGAATCGGCCGCGCTGCCGGAGAATCTCCCCTTTGAGGAAGCGTGGTTTGAAGCGGAAGATGGCACGAAGTTGCATGGCTGGTACCTGGATCATCCTGAACCGCAGGCGGTGGCGCTGTTTTGTCACGGCAATGCGGGGAACATTGTCAGCCGGGGCGAATCGCTGAAAATCCTGAATGAGCGTCATGGGCTCGCGGTGATGACCTTTGATTACCGGGGATACGGCAAGAGTGAGGGCAAGCCAAACGAACGCGGAATCCTGCAGGACGCGCGGGCGGCTCGTGCCTGGCTGGCTTCACGCGCCGGCGTTAAGGAGACGGACATCGTCGTCATGGGACGTTCGCTGGGAGGCGCGGTCGCTGTGGATCTGGCGGCGAAAGATGGTGCACGGGGACTTGTGCTTGCCAGCACATTCTCTTCGCTGCCTGATGCTGCAGCCCATCATTTCCCCTGGATCCTGCCCAGTCTGAACATGACGCAGCGATTGAACTCAGCCGCGAAGATTGGGAACTATGAGGGACCGTTGCTGCAAAGTCATGGCGACAACGATCAACTGATCCCCATCAAACTGGGACGAAAGCTGTTCGACGCGGCCGGCGGTCCGAAACAGTTTGTCGTCCTGCCGGGCGGAGGTCACAACGATCCGCAGACCGAAGAGTATCGCCGCGTATTCGACGAGTTCATTGCTTCCCTGCCTGCCGCCGGTACCCGCTGA
- a CDS encoding DUF1501 domain-containing protein, protein MNRPATPLHALQSRRSFLQAGFLTLGGLSLADLLRLRAASAAPHKPTPDTSVILIWLQGGPSHMETYDLKPNAPVEYRGEFNPIHTNVPGMDICEHLPLHAKVADRFTVIRSISHGFANHAGGAGRFLSGRDPLRPLDPISQFPTIGPIVSRMREHVNNGLPNYIGNQPRVYGGGSAYLGESALPFVVGSDPNLDNFQVPNITMDDKLKERLDDRMTLLTSFDQMRRDIDQNGSLASIDKFNSKALNMFTSDKARNAFDMSQESEATREKYGRHKWGQRALLARRLVEAGCSFVTMQMQNPGVQGCAGNWDIHAVNGHLYDDLRGRLPIFDRAVSALVEDIYDRGLDEKVMVIVSGEFGRTPRINPQKGTRSKIMQPGRDHWPGAMSVLVSGGGMKMGQVIGSTTANGAYAKDNKLDPNDLLATMYRFLGIDHHHAFLDHSGRPMPILPKGSPIPELS, encoded by the coding sequence ATGAATCGTCCCGCGACACCGCTTCACGCGCTCCAGTCTCGACGTTCTTTTCTCCAGGCCGGATTCCTGACACTCGGCGGATTGAGTCTGGCTGACCTGTTGCGCCTCCGCGCCGCCAGTGCAGCACCCCATAAGCCGACCCCCGATACCTCGGTGATTCTCATCTGGCTGCAGGGCGGACCCAGCCATATGGAAACCTATGACCTCAAGCCCAACGCTCCGGTGGAATACCGGGGGGAGTTCAATCCGATTCACACCAATGTGCCGGGTATGGATATCTGCGAGCATCTTCCCCTGCACGCGAAAGTCGCGGATCGCTTTACCGTCATCCGATCGATCTCCCACGGTTTTGCCAACCACGCCGGCGGAGCAGGGCGGTTCCTCTCCGGCCGCGATCCGCTGCGGCCCCTTGATCCCATCTCGCAGTTTCCGACCATCGGCCCCATCGTCTCCCGCATGCGCGAACATGTGAATAACGGTCTGCCGAACTACATCGGGAATCAACCCCGCGTCTATGGTGGCGGCAGCGCCTACCTGGGCGAGTCGGCCCTCCCCTTCGTCGTGGGCTCTGATCCGAACCTGGATAACTTTCAGGTCCCCAACATCACGATGGACGATAAGCTCAAAGAACGTCTCGATGATCGCATGACCTTGCTGACCTCCTTCGATCAGATGCGTCGCGACATCGATCAGAACGGCTCGCTCGCTTCGATCGACAAGTTCAACAGCAAAGCCTTGAACATGTTCACCAGTGACAAGGCCCGCAACGCGTTTGACATGTCGCAGGAGAGTGAAGCTACCCGCGAAAAATACGGACGTCACAAATGGGGACAGCGCGCTCTGCTGGCCCGCCGCCTGGTCGAAGCGGGCTGCAGCTTCGTTACCATGCAGATGCAGAACCCCGGCGTCCAGGGCTGTGCCGGCAACTGGGATATTCACGCTGTTAACGGTCACCTCTACGACGACCTCCGTGGTCGCCTCCCCATTTTCGACCGTGCCGTCTCCGCGCTGGTGGAAGATATCTACGATCGCGGGCTGGATGAAAAAGTGATGGTCATCGTGTCCGGCGAGTTCGGTCGCACCCCCCGCATCAATCCTCAGAAGGGAACCCGTTCCAAAATCATGCAGCCCGGCCGCGATCACTGGCCCGGCGCGATGTCGGTCCTCGTTTCCGGTGGTGGTATGAAGATGGGACAGGTCATCGGCTCGACTACCGCCAACGGCGCCTACGCCAAAGACAACAAGCTCGATCCCAACGATCTGCTCGCAACCATGTATCGATTCCTGGGCATCGATCACCACCACGCCTTCCTCGATCACAGTGGTCGTCCCATGCCCATCCTTCCCAAAGGATCCCCCATCCCCGAACTCAGCTGA
- the ilvB gene encoding biosynthetic-type acetolactate synthase large subunit: MATANEKETKTTTINGAEILVQALVRQGVKTIFAYPGGCSMPLHQALMKYKDDIRTLLPRHEQGGGFAAQGIARTTGEVGVCMATSGPGATNLVTALADAKLDSIPMVAITGQVPQAVIGSDAFQETPMVEISRAITKHTYMITDVKDVARIVKEAFFIANTGRPGPVLIDFPKDCQLATLDAEPDYDPETYLPGYRPELRKAAPEQIKQILAAIKRSKKPILYVGGGAIISDASEELVKFARKTNIPVTTTVMGLGVFPGDDPLSLDMLGMHGTVYANYAVNEADLLLAFGVRFDDRVTGKLEEFAKHGKIVHVDIDPSELQKNKEAHIPINADLKHVLAALNEAITDDDLPQVDNWLAQVKEWKEKYPLKYPELGDVMSQQYAIHELWQQTKDKDPYITVGVGQHQMWAAQFYKFNKPRHWLSSSGLGTMGFGLPAAMGVQAQFPDSLVVDIDGDGSMLMNVQEMATLHTENLPVKILLLNNQHLGMVVQWEDRFMEGRRAHTYLGPVHHPEWEGKGSGDHGEVTYPDFVSIAKGFGLKAKQVRSKAEYPAALAEMLASDEPYLLDVICTYQEHVLPMIPSGGTVNDIITE; this comes from the coding sequence GTGGCCACTGCCAACGAAAAAGAGACGAAAACGACTACCATCAATGGCGCTGAGATTCTGGTTCAGGCATTGGTGCGGCAGGGCGTCAAGACGATCTTCGCCTACCCCGGCGGTTGCAGCATGCCTCTGCATCAGGCTTTGATGAAATACAAAGACGACATCCGCACCCTGCTGCCCCGCCACGAACAGGGTGGTGGTTTCGCAGCCCAGGGGATTGCCCGTACAACGGGTGAAGTGGGCGTCTGTATGGCGACCAGTGGTCCCGGTGCAACCAACCTGGTAACGGCCCTGGCGGATGCCAAGCTGGACAGTATTCCGATGGTGGCGATTACCGGCCAGGTGCCGCAGGCTGTCATCGGTAGCGACGCGTTCCAGGAAACGCCGATGGTTGAAATCTCCCGCGCCATCACCAAACACACCTACATGATTACCGACGTAAAAGACGTCGCCCGCATCGTGAAGGAAGCCTTCTTCATTGCGAACACCGGCCGTCCGGGTCCCGTGCTGATCGACTTCCCCAAAGACTGTCAGTTGGCGACACTCGATGCCGAGCCGGATTACGATCCCGAAACCTATCTGCCCGGTTATCGTCCCGAGTTGCGGAAAGCGGCTCCCGAACAGATCAAACAGATTCTGGCAGCGATCAAACGTTCCAAGAAACCCATTTTATACGTCGGTGGCGGTGCCATCATTTCCGACGCTTCCGAAGAACTCGTGAAGTTCGCCCGTAAGACAAACATTCCCGTAACCACGACCGTAATGGGACTGGGCGTATTTCCCGGTGACGATCCCCTGAGTCTGGACATGCTGGGGATGCACGGTACCGTGTATGCGAACTATGCCGTCAACGAAGCCGACCTGCTGCTGGCATTCGGCGTGCGGTTTGACGACCGTGTGACCGGTAAGCTCGAAGAGTTCGCCAAGCATGGTAAGATCGTGCATGTGGACATCGACCCGTCTGAGCTGCAGAAAAACAAGGAAGCTCACATTCCGATCAATGCGGATCTGAAACACGTTCTGGCCGCATTGAACGAAGCGATTACCGATGATGACCTGCCCCAGGTTGATAACTGGCTGGCCCAGGTCAAAGAGTGGAAAGAAAAGTACCCGCTCAAGTATCCCGAGCTGGGCGATGTGATGTCGCAACAGTATGCGATTCACGAACTCTGGCAGCAGACCAAAGACAAAGATCCTTACATCACCGTAGGCGTTGGTCAGCACCAGATGTGGGCGGCTCAGTTTTACAAGTTCAACAAACCCCGCCACTGGCTCAGCAGTTCAGGACTGGGAACAATGGGCTTCGGTCTGCCCGCAGCGATGGGCGTTCAGGCCCAGTTCCCTGATTCGCTGGTGGTTGACATTGACGGCGATGGTTCGATGCTGATGAACGTCCAGGAAATGGCAACGCTTCACACTGAAAATCTGCCGGTGAAAATCCTGCTGCTGAACAACCAGCACCTGGGAATGGTGGTGCAGTGGGAAGACCGCTTCATGGAAGGTCGTCGTGCTCATACTTACCTGGGTCCCGTGCATCATCCCGAATGGGAGGGCAAAGGTTCCGGTGATCATGGGGAAGTCACATATCCCGACTTCGTGTCAATCGCAAAAGGTTTCGGTCTGAAAGCGAAACAGGTTCGCTCCAAAGCCGAGTACCCGGCTGCCCTGGCGGAGATGCTGGCCTCAGACGAGCCTTACCTGCTGGACGTGATCTGTACTTACCAGGAACACGTGCTGCCGATGATTCCCAGCGGTGGAACCGTAAACGACATCATCACTGAGTAA
- a CDS encoding glutamate decarboxylase, whose protein sequence is MLHSQKNPNEDDLDSVITPAYGGRYIREPVPKYQMPQAGLPPKVAYNLIRDELILDGNSRLNLATFVTTWMEDEARQLMSETFDKNMIDKDEYPQTAEIELRCTNMLAQLWNSPSEENSIGCSTIGSSEAAMLGGMALKWNWRKRREAQGKPADKPNMVMGINVQVCWEKFCRYWEIEPRFVPMQGDRYCLTAEEAVKLVDENTIGVVVIMGSTFDGRYENVKEVNDALTKLNAETGWDVPIHVDAASGGFVAPFLQPDLEWDFRLPLVKSINTSGHKFGLVYPGVGWVLWRSREELPEELIFHCNYLGGDLPNFALNFSRPGNQVVAQYFNFLRLGHEGYREIHQTSQDVAMYLSAGIAKLGPFDLISDGSDIPVFAFTTNEKANFSVFDISDKVRERGWLVPAYTFPKNREDLAVLRCVCKEGFTRDMADMLLGDLQHAIDYFAQRPDHEPQAGGSSFHH, encoded by the coding sequence ATGCTGCACAGCCAGAAAAATCCAAACGAAGACGATCTCGACTCAGTCATCACCCCCGCTTACGGCGGCCGCTACATTCGGGAACCGGTTCCCAAATACCAGATGCCCCAGGCTGGCCTGCCACCCAAAGTCGCGTACAACCTGATTCGCGACGAACTGATTCTGGACGGCAACTCGCGACTGAACCTGGCGACGTTCGTTACGACCTGGATGGAAGACGAAGCCCGGCAGTTGATGTCTGAAACGTTCGATAAGAACATGATCGACAAGGACGAGTATCCGCAGACTGCGGAAATCGAACTCCGCTGCACCAACATGCTGGCCCAGTTATGGAATTCTCCTTCAGAGGAAAACTCGATCGGCTGCTCGACCATCGGTTCCAGTGAAGCGGCGATGCTGGGTGGCATGGCGCTGAAATGGAACTGGCGCAAACGCCGCGAAGCCCAGGGCAAACCCGCAGACAAACCCAACATGGTCATGGGCATCAACGTGCAGGTCTGCTGGGAAAAATTCTGTCGTTACTGGGAAATCGAACCCCGTTTCGTTCCCATGCAAGGGGATCGCTACTGCCTGACCGCGGAAGAAGCCGTCAAGCTGGTCGACGAAAACACTATCGGCGTAGTAGTTATTATGGGGAGTACCTTTGACGGTCGATACGAAAACGTCAAAGAGGTCAACGACGCGCTCACCAAACTCAACGCGGAGACCGGCTGGGACGTGCCGATTCACGTCGATGCAGCTTCCGGCGGATTCGTCGCACCGTTCCTGCAACCCGATCTGGAATGGGACTTCCGCCTGCCGCTGGTAAAATCAATCAATACATCCGGGCACAAGTTCGGCCTGGTGTATCCGGGAGTTGGCTGGGTGTTGTGGCGCAGCCGAGAGGAACTGCCCGAGGAACTGATCTTTCACTGTAACTACCTGGGGGGAGACCTGCCCAACTTTGCGCTGAACTTTTCCCGTCCCGGTAACCAGGTGGTGGCACAGTATTTCAACTTTCTGCGACTGGGGCATGAAGGTTATCGCGAGATTCATCAGACGTCGCAGGATGTGGCAATGTACCTCTCAGCAGGCATCGCGAAGCTGGGTCCGTTCGATCTGATTTCCGACGGCAGCGACATCCCCGTGTTCGCCTTTACAACCAATGAAAAAGCGAACTTCAGCGTGTTTGACATATCCGACAAAGTTCGCGAACGAGGCTGGCTCGTTCCCGCCTATACCTTCCCGAAGAATCGGGAAGATCTGGCGGTACTGCGATGCGTGTGTAAGGAAGGTTTCACCCGCGACATGGCTGACATGCTGCTGGGTGATCTGCAGCATGCCATCGACTACTTTGCTCAGCGTCCAGATCATGAACCGCAAGCCGGTGGTTCCAGTTTCCACCACTGA
- a CDS encoding DUF1559 domain-containing protein → MFCRHNVRKRGFTLIELLVVIAIIAILIALLLPAVQQAREAARRSTCKNNLKQIGLALHNYHDAYLRFPIGEQSPYYRPNWRVPLLPFLDQAPAYNQMNFEVSTTVGGFASQNSGGSYGYGSGAGSNEVLKTLRVPVYNCPSSPHGNNANDSANVKNNYDLGQTMDYVGIAGATPDPSGTTSTCSAAGAGYGNGTFCNNGLLAPNESFRIRDIKDGTSNTVIVGEQSGQVNNQDSRSNYYGGWSGIGPSSKVTSWSNGSNVWGSGTTTVMYSVNSFWNTSAGSEAYRTYGANTILGSYHTGGTHVLLADGAVRFVSDNLDFGTLANLCSKKDGQVLGEF, encoded by the coding sequence ATGTTTTGCAGGCACAATGTACGCAAACGTGGTTTCACACTGATCGAGTTATTGGTTGTGATTGCCATTATTGCTATCTTAATCGCGCTTCTTCTGCCCGCTGTGCAGCAGGCACGTGAAGCAGCACGTCGCAGTACGTGTAAAAACAACCTGAAGCAGATCGGGCTGGCATTGCACAACTACCACGATGCCTATCTGCGCTTCCCTATTGGTGAGCAGAGCCCTTACTACCGCCCGAACTGGCGTGTACCTCTGCTGCCCTTCCTGGATCAGGCTCCCGCTTACAACCAGATGAACTTTGAAGTAAGCACCACTGTCGGTGGCTTCGCTTCGCAGAACAGTGGCGGATCGTACGGTTATGGTTCCGGCGCAGGTTCCAACGAAGTGCTGAAGACCTTACGCGTTCCTGTCTACAACTGCCCTTCCAGTCCTCATGGGAACAATGCTAACGATAGTGCGAACGTGAAGAACAACTACGACCTGGGACAGACCATGGACTACGTCGGGATCGCCGGTGCGACACCGGATCCCTCCGGAACGACCAGTACCTGTTCTGCCGCCGGAGCCGGTTATGGAAACGGAACGTTCTGTAATAACGGTCTGCTGGCTCCTAATGAAAGCTTCCGCATCCGTGATATCAAGGATGGAACCTCCAACACAGTCATCGTCGGCGAACAGTCCGGTCAGGTCAACAACCAGGACAGCCGTTCGAATTACTATGGCGGCTGGAGTGGTATCGGTCCTTCCTCTAAAGTGACTTCCTGGTCCAACGGTTCTAACGTCTGGGGATCGGGAACGACGACCGTCATGTATTCTGTGAACAGTTTCTGGAATACCAGTGCCGGCAGTGAAGCGTATCGGACCTATGGTGCGAACACCATTCTGGGTTCTTACCATACCGGTGGTACACACGTGCTGCTGGCTGATGGTGCTGTCCGCTTTGTTTCGGATAACCTCGATTTCGGAACCCTGGCAAATCTCTGTTCCAAGAAGGATGGCCAGGTCCTGGGCGAATTCTAG
- a CDS encoding DUF1080 domain-containing protein, with the protein MCLTTPLTVSTAQADVGVSAPAPADAEILLDGSREMLDQKWTYWKGPRFGSSLPIKWKVVEDPIDKGTVIQSDDPAAAGGKFGAADIVTKQKYGDFRLHVEFLVMKPGGNSGVYLQNRYEIQILDGDKTKHGMGAVINKTESPYHAYNGTGKWNAYDVTFRAARFKDGKLVEKPLVTVYFNGKKVHENVTIDKVWGGANSGLDGGNDNGFGITDRPGGIKLQCEGHDVRFRNVWIKPLDLKTADTNFQE; encoded by the coding sequence ATGTGTTTGACCACGCCTCTTACAGTATCGACCGCTCAGGCAGATGTGGGGGTCTCCGCCCCGGCTCCTGCAGATGCAGAAATCCTGCTGGATGGCAGTCGCGAAATGCTCGACCAGAAATGGACCTACTGGAAAGGTCCCCGCTTCGGTTCCTCGCTTCCCATCAAATGGAAAGTCGTGGAAGACCCGATCGACAAAGGTACGGTTATCCAGTCAGATGATCCGGCTGCAGCCGGGGGAAAATTCGGCGCGGCGGACATTGTCACCAAACAGAAATACGGCGACTTCCGTCTGCATGTTGAATTTCTGGTGATGAAACCAGGTGGTAACAGCGGCGTCTATCTGCAGAATCGCTATGAAATCCAGATTCTGGACGGCGACAAAACCAAACATGGAATGGGAGCCGTGATCAACAAAACCGAGTCTCCCTACCATGCTTACAATGGCACCGGCAAATGGAACGCTTACGACGTCACCTTTCGAGCCGCTCGCTTCAAAGATGGCAAGCTGGTTGAGAAGCCGCTGGTCACGGTCTACTTCAACGGTAAGAAAGTACACGAGAATGTCACGATCGACAAAGTCTGGGGCGGCGCGAATTCCGGCCTGGACGGTGGCAATGACAACGGCTTCGGCATCACCGACCGACCGGGTGGAATCAAGCTGCAGTGCGAAGGACACGACGTTCGTTTTCGAAACGTCTGGATCAAACCACTGGACTTGAAAACTGCCGACACGAACTTCCAGGAGTAA